The Macrobrachium rosenbergii isolate ZJJX-2024 chromosome 8, ASM4041242v1, whole genome shotgun sequence genome includes a region encoding these proteins:
- the LOC136840672 gene encoding uncharacterized protein isoform X3 codes for MILVLTKIIIGRSPSCDLHFSSPHISRSHCEITRLRPHGTLIIKNLRPTNVTYVDSYELREPSNFIELRCGSVIGLGVPLGESRTNENYVFLRLCQDQAVTSSSDRIQEQNNTSKITASVPQRPQQNDSSLPLQNVNKREEVLSVPSPSSTTQEGSSSLINQHRKARRRSYQTETSSPAWIPENSNNSKNDDVEILELESTSASAHPNSNALQRQNALDHRALSSPGQSGTVCFDKTKSFHCNKDENAKPAEDKLSGVKERRYSADARPAASISETPVQRRISFEGNREGSDQMRRTNSQTKQSGFQEKPLNVVSPYEHTKLVNQGALKSVSQGHPSNSRVVAAVEHRENAGGTAQASWLDDLSNLQPNTVKDSRGSFGFTPSLHSINDGSPRLQKDVSEKSRISKLSLSNNRHHVEHVYYSHEEIEENKPSPINQKSRQPSDDSADREPVCKTSLFPAAMEKSNPLSDLGNAVSPCSIDVTQPDPDERVKSSVNENPNQAHILEEEVCVALVSGDKEKENIKRKRNSLDSDENEEKEDGKRRKSSCEKKDDKVQKSEPENCPPVLDKGCQSVVVNKQGKGRSNYEQLPSQQLQGNESLVSNSGADQNLKLDQDRGHKGRSSTVSVKEKRTTLENEVEQKNNSGKLHKMQKSSSPVACDSDDESQIMPVMKTGKRKHRFIISSESESESGYEEEHTSGLKFIEENLIGKKCVIPLPRVSPDIIRAAGKGKAVLDEKDELKLVSSETDSETKSDGDICLFDDDELPDLSSPDTFTLPSQSKTKPPESKEKKKKSHLHEKKGVKPREKSSEQNSKVLDISDKGSHKHRDKRKGKYSEKTSTYDSSSCKKSKSDGKDKGITSVSTARGTVKSEGNSKEKEKCKVGLSNCSNIDKDAHHQDSANKKHEDDISVRIKKEKVEEVTSVVVKKEPEDNDSSNKMAVGDDDGDDDDDVIFMYSQIDETIWVSSDEEETPSQENGTFGPLPPSPDLGIASLFDEASSDSGSEITKKVEPNLPSADHLDEDDDDEQWFPVLSQSFWDDDDLMKPSEKEMSKEAKSQEFVPKPGPSGINVTPSSDTHISSWWPELSQGFDDEEEEVFNSDTGSSIEDSKAKSTGKSLDSVIEKFKNRGTRKAQLIEPKAPLPRTSNDSLRKRNRSSSGSTADKVKASHVRTSSKEKQQTSRKEISESHSKSSAKKRKKGPSLRDNLSNKFNLESYRALARQQPKEKEPPHGKTQDSCTKVTEQPKKSHLISDKPRSNENISIQKKTPHQESKEQSRPKVAAKITRKTRAEKLTEVNLFPSPQLPPSRSKRSTFTIPKKKTTPVSATGKPSESPIEKSSSTPGDSKVSSESFDPEESSRSPLCLPVAQLASSHSHNLSSLNRNEVKERTQNSESEIVRSSDEKNDNSGCSAPVQTEAIVMGSEEDKENEAGGKTIKSILKVLWNKKSSKKTVRFPVSSEELNKIKYISPRKNSEKLGRLEPRMKEVLPRELIFSKHDIPLNFPDHFIVHVCMWNYDWLETYRRVQEKIEVSGRNCMIKPPPVVKSISYPTLILYESFRDYKEIFSDLLYLEVWENIFRDWQKYRQNNTSIPVYIDKIDEDFTQRKHESMKSWRIKVITLLSQDQSNRGRHPAQGSLVSLKVSRDSERKKSQHVFGYVQDLLKQKRRMMPKELENAFPLADVALILEIRIAKEPGSELRCGNVLSLCNISYIRPFTRTWEGLCKLPLSPLCNDILSPRQDSFKPNHSAKYLVQEMPLNESQTQAVVQVSVKCVYDPHLPKLSLIHGPPGTGKTRTIVSLVAQIVRLSEETCMPNYRILLCAPSNAVADELTLRLVKLREINIPLRVVRVGIRDNIIPEVRGYSLDAFIAKHMNRELKTPKNLSARKEWERKKNMASAAAQDLAKAKKENKPKEAIRALEKRRDDLTRSLSEMEKSFAVNLSPKEHQALYKKCQKDYLLGAQVITTTLGGCFSGAMAEVFTGVDHPFTCCIVDEAGQCKETEMWLPLLYSMRKLVLVGDHRQLPATVLSKLAQDKNLKQSLFERLYHRFVVELQKDELVHTLDVQYRMHPAIAHWPSEHFYFNNLKTSPDVIQERSFDCIPYAVFDVKNSQERRGPRNELFNPTECHVVRLILDSIEPNISKLKIGVITPYQCQKFHLEKELNGFCNRLNININTIDGFQGQERDIIILSFVRANSASQIGFLSESQRLNVALTRARRSCYVVASLSSLSQNKDWQSLISNAGARNLVYEIHDSHMNEGYFKSVLRK; via the exons gtTACCTCTTCATCTGATCGGATTCAGGAACAAAATAACACTTCTAAAATTACAGCGTCTGTTCCACAGCGTCCGCAACAAAATGACAGTTCTCTGCCattgcaaaatgtaaataaaagagagGAAGTGTTGAGTGTTCCCTCTCCGTCTAGCACCACTCAAGAAGGGAGTTCATCTCTCATTAATCAGCACAGGAAGGCGAGACGTAGATCTTACCAGACGGAGACTTCTTCACCAGCGTGGATTCCAGAAAAtagcaataacagtaaaaatgatgaTGTAGAAATACTAGAGTTGGAGAGCACATCTGCGTCTGCGCACCCAAATTCAAATGCGCTTCAGAGACAAAATGCTCTTGACCACAGAGCTCTTTCATCTCCTGGACAATCGGGGACAGTGTGTTTTGATAAAACTAAGTCTTTCCATTGTAATAAAGATGAGAATGCAAAGCCAGCAGAGGACAAACTGTCTGGAGTCAAAGAAAGAAGGTACTCAGCAGATGCCAGGCCAGCTGCAAGTATTTCTGAAACACCAGTTCAAAGACGTATATCATTTGAGGGGAATAGGGAAGGGTCAGATCAAATGCGGAGGACGAATTCCCAAACAAAGCAGTCAGGTTTTCAGGAAAAGCCATTGAATGTTGTATCGCCGTATGAGCATACCAAGTTAGTAAACCAAGGTGCCTTAAAATCTGTGAGCCAGGGGCACCCTTCAAATTCACGAGTGGTGGCTGCAGTGGAGCACAGAGAAAATGCTGGAGGGACTGCTCAAGCTTCGTGGTTGGATGATCTGTCGAATCTACAGCCAAATACAGTAAAAGATTCTAGAGGATCCTTTGGTTTTACACCGTCTTTACATTCGATAAATGATGGCTCTCCAAGACTGCAGAAAGATGTCAGTGAAAAATCAAGAATTTCCAAACTATCACTTAGTAATAATAGACACCATGTAGAACATGTTTATTACAGTCATGAGGAAATTGAGGAAAACAAACCAAGTCCGATTAATCAGAAGTCTCGGCAACCGTCAGATGACAGTGCTGATAGAGAACCAGTTTGTAAGACATCACTATTCCCAGCAGCTATGGAAAAGAGTAACCCGCTATCTGATTTGGGCAACGCAGTTTCTCCCTGCAGTATTGATGTAACACAGCCTGATCCAGATGAAAGGGTTAAAAGTTCTGTCAATGAAAATCCCAATCAAGCTCACATTTTGGAAGAGGAGGTTTGTGTAGCTTTAGTATCGGGcgacaaggagaaagaaaatataaaaaggaaaaggaatagtCTGGatagtgatgaaaatgaagagaaagaagatggaaagagaagaaaaagcagtTGTGAAAAGAAAGATGACAAAGTACAAAAATCAGAACCGGAAAATTGTCCGCCAGTGTTAGATAAGGGCTGTCAGTCTGTTGTGGTGAATAAGCAGGGAAAAGGAAGATCTAATTATGAACAATTGCCCAGTCAGCAGTTACAGGGGAATGAAAGTCTTGTTTCCAATTCAGGTGCAGATCAGAACCTTAAACTAGACCAGGATAGAGGTCACAAAGGCAGATCAAGCACAGTTTCTGTGAAAGAGAAGAGAACTACATTGGAAAATGAAgtagaacaaaaaaataattcaggtaAGTTGCACAAAATGCAAAAGTCCAGCTCACCAGTGGCTTGTGATAGTGACGATGAATCTCAAATAATGCCTGTTATGAAAACTGGCAAAAGAAAGCACAGATTTATTATTAGTTCGGAGAGTGAGAGTGAGTCTGGATATGAGGAAGAGCATACAAGTGGACTGAAGTTTATCGAAGAAAACCTGATAGGGAAGAAATGTGTCATTCCATTACCTCGTGTCTCACCAGACATTATCAGAGCTGCTGGGAAAGGAAAAGCAGTTTTAGATGAAAAAGATGAGTTAAAGCTAGTGTCCTCAGAAACTGATTCTGAAACAAAATCTGATGGTGATATCTGtctctttgatgatgatgaactgCCAGATTTAAGTTCCCCAGACACTTTCACATTGCCAAGTCAGTCTAAAACTAAGCCCcctgaaagcaaagaaaagaaaaaaaaatctcatcttCATGAGAAGAAAGGTGTTAAGCCAAGGGAAAAATCATCAGAACAGAATTCAAAAGTTTTGGATATTTCAGACAAAGGATCTCACAAGCATAGAGACAAAAGGAAAGGGAAGTATTCAGAAAAGACAAGTACTTACGATAGCAGTTCATGTAAGAAAAGCaagagtgatggaaaggataaAGGCATTACTTCTGTCAGTACTGCAAGAGGAACCGTGAAGTCTGAAGGAAATtctaaagaaaaggagaaatgtaAAGTAGGATTATCCAACTGCAGCAATATTGACAAAGATGCTCATCACCAGGATTCAGCAAATAAGAAACACGAAGATGACATTAGCGTcagaattaaaaaggaaaaagtggagGAGGTTACATCAGTTGTGGTCAAGAAAGAACCAGAGGATAATGATTCATCGAATAaaatggcagttggagatgatgatggtgatgatgatgatgatgttatatttatgtattcacagATAGATGAAACAATATGGGTTTCCAGTGATGAAGAGGAAACTCCATCACAGGAAAATGGTACATTTGGTCCGCTACCTCCAAGCCCTGATTTGGGCATTGCAAGTTTATTTGATGAAGCTAGCTCTGATAGTGGCAGTGAGATAACCAAGAAAGTTGAGCCCAATTTACCTTCAGCTGATCATttagatgaggatgatgatgatgagcagtGGTTCCCTGTGCTTTCTCAGTCATTTTGGGATGATGATGACTTGATGAAACCTAGTGAGAAGGAGATGTCAAAAGAAGCCAAATCTCAAGAATTCGTTCCTAAACCAGGTCCCAGTGGTATTAATGTTACTCCAAGTTCTGACACTCATATCAGTTCTTGGTGGCCAGAATTGTCACAAGGATTTGAtgacgaggaggaagaggtgtTTAATTCAGACACCGGTTCATCTATTGAGGATTCTAAAGCCAAAAGCACAGGAAAAAGTCTGGATAGTGTTATTGAAAAGTTCAAGAACAGAGGTACCCGCAAAGCCCAGCTTATCGAACCGAAAGCACCTTTGCCTCGTACAAGTAATGATTCTCTGCGGAAAAGAAATAGAAGTAGTTCAGGTTCAACTGCAGACAAAGTCAAGGCCAGTCATGTCCGTACTTCGtccaaagaaaaacagcaaacaTCAAGAAAGGAGATAAGTGAATCCCATTCAAAAAGTAGtgctaagaaaagaaaaaaaggcccaAGTCTTCGAGACAACTTGAGTAACAAGTTTAACCTGGAATCTTACAGAGCTCTGGCAAGGCAGCAGCCAAAAGAGAAAGAGCCACCTCATGGAAAAACTCAAGATTCTTGTACAAAAGTAACTGAGCAGCCAAAGAAGTCGCATCTGATATCAGATAAGCCACGTAGTAATGAGAACATTTCAATTCAGAAGAAGACACCACATCAAGAAAGTAAAGAACAATCGAGGCCAAAGGTAGCTGCAAAAATCACACGGAAGACTAGAGCAGAGAAGCTCACGGAAGTTAATCTCTTTCCCTCTCCACAGTTGCCACCTTCAAGGTCTAAGAGGTCGACATTCACAATTCCCAAGAAAAAGACTACTCCAGTTTCAGCAACTGGAAAGCCCAGTGAGAGTCCTATTGAAAAATCTTCCAGCACTCCTGGAGATAGCAAAGTTTCATCAGAATCATTCGATCCTGAAGAAAGTTCACGGTCACCTCTTTGCTTACCAGTTGCTCAGTTAGCATCAAGTCATTCACATAATTTGAGCAGTTTAAACAGAAATGAAGTTAAAGAGAGAACACAGAACAGTGAATCTGAAATTGTTAGGTCATCAGATGAGAAGAATGATAACAGTGGTTGCTCAGCACCAGTTCAAACAGAGGCAATTGTGATGGGAAGTGAAGAggacaaagaaaatgaagctgGTGGTAAGACAATAAAAAGCATATTGAAAGTGTTATGGAATAAAAAGTCATCGAAAAAGACTGTACGCTTCCCGGTAAGTAGTGAGGAGCTAAACAAGATCAAATACATCTCACCTCGGAAGAATAGTGAGAAACTGGGGCGTTTAGAGccaagaatgaaagaggtattgCCAAGGGAACTCATTTTTAGTAAACATGATATTCCTTTAAATTTCCCAGATCATTTTATTGTCCATGTATGCATGTGGAATTATGACTGGCTTGAAACATATCGAAGAGTTCAGGAAAAAATAGAAGTTTCTGGAAGAAACTGTATGATAAAGCCTCCCCCTGTTGTGAAGTCTATAAGTTATCCAACCCTTATATTGTATGAGTCGTTCCGTGATTACAAAGAGATATTCAGTGACCTGTTATATCTAGAAGTTtgggaaaatatatttagagATTGGCAGAAGTACAGACAAAACAATACCTCAATTCCTGTTTATATTGATAAGATAGATGAAGACTTTACACAAAGAAAGCACGAATCAATGAAATCATGGCGAATCAAGGTAATAACTTTACTTTCCCAAGACCAGAGTAATAGAGGACGGCACCCTGCACAAGGCTCGCTCGTTAGTTTGAAGGTGTCACGGGATTCTGAGAGGAAAAAGAGCCAGCATGTGTTTGGTTATGTTCAAGACCTGTTGAAGCAAAAACGAAGAATGATGCCGAAGGAGCTTGAAAATGCATTTCCACTTGCTGATGTTGCACTTATATTAGAAATAAGAATAGCCAAAGAACCTGGATCAGAATTGCGGTGTGGCAATGTCTTGTCTCTGTGTAACATATCTTATATACGGCCATTCACACGAACTTGGGAGGGCCTGTGtaagcttcctctctctcctttgtgcAATGATATATTAAGCCCCAGACAAGACAGCTTCAAGCCCAATCATTCTGCAAAGTATTTGGTCCAAGAGATGCCCCTAAATGAGAGTCAGACGCAAGCAGTTGTTCAAGTGAGTGTTAAATGTGTATATGATCCTCATTTACCAAAACTTAGTCTCATTCATGGACCACCAGGTACAGGAAAGACACGAACAATAGTATCTCTAGTGGCTCAGATAGTAAGATTAAGTGAAGAGACTTGTATGCCAAATTATCGCATTTTGTTGTGTGCTCCTTCTAATGCTGTTGCAGACGAACTTACATTACGTTTGGTCAAgctcagagaaataaatatacctTTACGAGTTGTTAGAGTTGGAATTCGCGACAACATAATTCCTGAGGTGAGAGGTTATAGTCTTGATGCATTTATAGCTAAGCACATGAACAGGGAAttaaaaactcccaaaaatcTCTCGGCAAGGAAAGAATGGGAGcggaaaaaaaatatggcaagtGCAGCAGCGCAAGATTTGGCAAAAGCCAAGAAAGAAAACAAGCCAAAGGAAGCAATAAGGGCACTGGAAAAACGACGCGACGATTTGACGAGATCGTTATCCGAGATGGAAAAGAGTTTTGCTGTTAACCTCTCGCCCAAAGAACACCAGGCGttgtataaaaaatgtcaaaaagacTATCTTCTAGGTGCACAGGTCATCACCACAACGCTTGGTGGATGTTTTTCTGGAGCTATGGCAGAAGTGTTCACGGGAGTAGATCATCCTTTTACGTGCTGTATTGTTGATGAAGCTGGCCAGTGCAAAGAAACTGAAATGTGGCTGCCTCTTCTTTACAGCATGCGAAAGTTGGTGTTAGTTGGAGACCATAGGCAGTTGCCAGCTACAGTCTTGTCCAAGTTAGCCCAAGATAAGAATCTGAAACAGTCCTTGTTTGAGAGACTGTATCATCGGTTTGTAGTGGAACTTCAAAAGGACGAACTTGTGCACACACTTGACGTTCAGTATCGAATGCACCCTGCAATTGCTCATTGGCCATCTGAGCACTTTTATTTCAACAACCTGAAAACTAGTCCTGATGTAATTCAAGAACGTTCTTTCGACTGCATACCGTATGCTGTATTTGATGTGAAG AATTCCCAAGAGCGGAGAGGACCTCGCAACGAACTTTTCAATCCAACTGAGTGCCATGTGGTTCGTCTGATTCTTGACTCTATAGAACCTAATATATCGAAACTAAAGATCGGAGTCATTACCCCATACCAGTGTCAGAAATTCCATCTGGAAAAGGAACTGAATGGCTTCTGTAATCGTTTAAACATCAACATCAACACCATAGATGGCTTTCAG GGCCAGGAACGAGATATTATAATCCTCTCCTTTGTACGCGCAAATTCAGCTTCCCAGATTGGTTTTCTCTCCGAATCGCAGCGGCTGAACGTTGCTCTCACACGGGCGAGGCGATCCTGCTACGTCGTCGCAAGTCTTTCCTCACTCTCCCAGAACAAAGATTGGCAGTCTCTTATATCGAATGCCGGAGCCAGAAACCTCGTTTACGAGATACATGACAGCCACATGAACGAAGGATATTTTAAGTCTGTTTTAAGGAAGTGA